The sequence below is a genomic window from Sorangiineae bacterium MSr12523.
CCGGCTGCACGCCGTGGTACGGCCAAGGACCGGATGCCAGCCCGGACTGGCCGCACTGCGCCAGCACTGCGCCGAGCGGCTGCCGCGCTACATGCTCATCGACTCCCTGCACCTCGTTGACGAGATTCCCTTGAACGCCAACGGCAAGGTCGACCGGGCCCGCCTGGCCCGCGAGCTGGCGGCCGCCGTATCCAACGGGGGGACACAGTGACCGAACTGGCGCGGAGCTGGGAAGCGTACTGGGGTGAACTCGCCCGTGAGGACGAACCCGCGCTGTGGGACTCCCCACCGGCGACAGCGGTCGCGATCCACCTGCAGTACGGCCGGCCCTACCTCGACACCTCCCTGCCGATGATCGACTTCGGTTGCGGCAGTGGACGGCAGACGGCGCGGTTGGCCGAGTCGTTCGCCAGGGTCGTCGGTGTCGACATCGCCGAACAGGCGTTGACGCTGGCCCGGCGCGACAACACCGCCCAAAACGTCGAGTACCGGCGAATCGACCTGCTCGACTTCCGCGAGGTCGCCGCGTTAAGAGCGGAGCTGGGTGAGGCGAACGTCTACGTCCGCGGGGTGCTGCACCAGCTTCCGCCGGACGCCAGAGGCCAGGCGCTGCAAGGCATCCGTGAGCTGCTGGGCCGAGGCGGCCACCTCGTCGCGCACGAGCTGACGGACCGGACCCGCTGGGTGGTGCAGTCGCTGTTCGAGGCCGATGGACCCGAACCGGAGAAGTTCGAGCGGCTGCGCCGCCACTTCGGCTTCGGTACACCGGCCCTGCTCGGGGAGGAAAGGCAGCTCGACGCGCTGCTGACCCGCGGGGGGTTACACGTCGTGGCCTCGGGTGAGAACACCTTGCAGACCACCCAACTCGGTGACGACGGAGCACCCGTCGAGCTGCCCACCGAGTGGGCGATCGCC
It includes:
- a CDS encoding class I SAM-dependent methyltransferase; this encodes MTELARSWEAYWGELAREDEPALWDSPPATAVAIHLQYGRPYLDTSLPMIDFGCGSGRQTARLAESFARVVGVDIAEQALTLARRDNTAQNVEYRRIDLLDFREVAALRAELGEANVYVRGVLHQLPPDARGQALQGIRELLGRGGHLVAHELTDRTRWVVQSLFEADGPEPEKFERLRRHFGFGTPALLGEERQLDALLTRGGLHVVASGENTLQTTQLGDDGAPVELPTEWAIAQNPPPPRHDD